The proteins below are encoded in one region of Carcharodon carcharias isolate sCarCar2 chromosome 2, sCarCar2.pri, whole genome shotgun sequence:
- the copb2 gene encoding coatomer subunit beta' — MPLRLDIKRKLTARSDRVKSVDLHPTEPWMLASLYNGSVCVWNHESQTLVKTFEVCDLPVRASKFVARKNWVITGADDMQIRVFNYNTLERVHMFEAHSDYIRCIAVHPTQPYILTSSDDMLIKLWDWEKKWTCTQVFEGHTHYVMQIVINPKDNNQFASASLDRTIKVWQLGSSSPNFTLEGHEKGVNCIDYYSGGDKPYLISGADDRLVKIWDYQNKTCVQTLEGHAQNVSCVSFHPELPIIITGSEDGTVRIWHSSTYRLESTLNYGMERVWCVASLRGSNNVALGYDEGSIIIKLGREEPAMSMDASGKIIWAKHSEVQQANLKAMGDTEIKDGERLPLAVKDMGSCEIYPQTIQHNPNGRFVVVCGDGEYIIYTAMALRNKSFGSAQEFVWAHDSSEYAIRESNSVVKIFKNFKEKKSFKPDFGAEGIYGGFLLGVRSMNGLAFYDWDTTELIRRIEIQPKHIFWSDSGELVCIATEDSFFILKYLAEKVATAQETHEGVTEDGIEDAFEVLGEIQEIVKTGLWVGDCFIYTSSVNRLNYYVGGEIVTIAHLDRTMYLLGYIPKDNRLYLGDKDLNIVSYSLLVSVLEYQTAVMRRDFSMADKVLPTIPKEQRTRVAHFLEKQGFKSQALAVSTDPEHRFELALQLGELKIAYQLAVEAESEQKWKQLAELAISKCQFALAQECLHHAQDYGGLLLLATASGNAPMVNKLAEVVEKDGKNNVAFMTYFMQGKLDNCLDLLIKTGRLPEAAFFSRTYLPSQVSRVVKLWRENLAKINQKAAESLADPTEYENLFPGLKEAFAAEQYLKETGKIKERPARDYPLVTPNEERNIIEESKDFASSLHETSTKKPSEDEAEAVPSVSTPVASTPVALMIAEAKAVLESAPTYMAAAADSEVMDLQTKKSLTDLDDDLDNLELDDIDTSDVNLDEEFLDD; from the exons ATG CCTTTGAGATTAGATATCAAACGGAAGCTGACCGCTCGGTCTGACCGAGTGAAAAGCGTAGACTTGCACCCAACTGAGCCATGGATGTTGGCCAGCCTTTACAATGGCAGCGTCTGCGTGTGGAACCATGAATCCCAA ACACTCGTGAAGACATTTGAGGTGTGCGACCTGCCTGTGAGGGCGTCCAAGTTTGTGGCACGAAAGAACTGGGTCATCACAGGAGCA GATGACATGCAAATCCGAGTTTTCAATTACAACACACTGGAGAGAGTTCACATGTTTGAAGCTCATTCAGATTACATTCGTTGTATTGCTGTCCACCCAACTCAACCTTACATCTTGACCAGCAGTG ATGACATGCTTATCAAACTGTGGGACTGGGAGAAGAAGTGGACCTGCACCCAGGTTTTTGAAGGGCACACCCACTATGTTATGCAGATCGTCATCAACCCGAAAGACAACAACCAATTTGCAAGTGCATCTTTGGATAGGACCATTAAG GTGTGGCAGCTTGGCTCATCCTCACCTAATTTCACCTTGGAGGGCCATGAGAAAGGAGTAAACTGCATTGACTACTACAGTGGAGGTGACAAGCCGTATCTGATTTCTGGAGCTGATGACCGCCTAGTTAAAATCTGGGACTACCAG AATAAGACTTGTGTTCAGACACTGGAGGGCCATGCTCAGAATGTTTCTTGTGTTAGCTTCCATCCTGAACTTCCAATTATCATCACTGGATCGGAGGATG GTACTGTCCGTATCTGGCATTCAAGCACTTACCGTCTAGAGAGTACTTTGAATTATGGGATGGAACGAGTCTGGTGTGTGGCAAGTTTGAGGGGCTCCAACAACGTGGCTCTTGGCTATGATGAGGGCAGTATCATCATTAAG CTTGGTCGTGAAGAACCTGCAATGTCTATGGATGCTAGTGGTAAAATTATTTGGGCCAAGCATTCTGAAGTTCAGCAGGCTAACCTCAAAGCAATGGGAGATACCGAGATAAAAGATGGTGAAAGACTGCCCTTGGCCGTGAAAGACATGGGAAGCTGTGAGATATATCCACAGACAATTcaacataatcccaatggaag GTTTGTGGTAGTCTGTGGTGATGGTGAATATATTATCTACACAGCAATGGCTTTGAGAAATAAGAGCTTCGGATCTGCACAGGAGTTTGTATGGGCACATGATTCTTCTGA ATATGCAATCAGGGAAAGTAACAGTGTGGTGAAAATATTCAAGAATTTCAAAGAAAAGAAATCATTTAAGCCTGATTTTGGAGCAGAAG GTATCTATGGTGGGTTCCTACTGGGTGTCCGCTCAATGAATGGCTTAGCATTTTATGACTGGGATACCACTGAACTCATCCGCAGAATTGAAATACAGCCCAAACAT ATATTTTGGTCAGATTCTGGTGAACTGGTGTGCATTGCCACAGAGGATTCCTTCTTCATTTTGAAATATCTTGCTGAGAAGGTGGCTACAGCACAGGAAACGCATGAAGGAGTAACAGAGGACGGCATTGAAGATGCCTTTGAG GTTCTTGGTGAAATTCAGGAAATCGTTAAGACTGGATTGTGGGTAGGAGACTGTTTTATCTACACAAGCTCTGTGAACAGACTTAATTATTATGTTGGTGGAGAGATTGTCACCATTGCCCACCTTGAcag AACTATGTATCTCCTGGGTTATATCCCAAAAGATAATAGACTGTACTTGGGAGATAAAGATTTGAACATCGTCAGCTATTCTTTACTTGTCTCTGTGCTCGAGTACCAGACTGCGGTCATGAGGAGGGACTTTTCCATGGCTGATAAGGTCCTTCCCACAATTCCAAAGGAACAAAGGACAAGAGTAGCACACTTCCTAGAGAAACAG GGTTTCAAATCACAGGCTCTTGCAGTATCCACTGATCCAGAGCACCGCTTTGAACTTGCACTGCAGCTTGGAGAGCTCAAGATCGCATATCAGTTGGCTGTAGAAGCAGAG TCAGAACAGAAATGGAAGCAGTTGGCAGAGCTTGCGATTAGTAAATGCCAGTTTGCCCTTGCCCAGGAGTGTTTACACCATGCACAGGATTATGGTGGATTATTACTGCTGGCTACTGCCTCTGGCAATGCTCCAATGGTTAACAAATTAGCAGAAGTCGTTGAAAAGGATGGCAAGAACAATGTGGCTTTTATGACTTACTTCATGCAAGGAAA GCTTGACAATTGTTTGGATTTGCTGATAAAAACAGGACGTCTTCCAGAAGCTGCTTTTTTTTCCAGAACTTACTTGCCAAGTCAGGTCTCCAG GGTTGTGAAACTCTGGAGAGAGAATCTCGCCAAAATAAACCAAAAAGCCGCAGAGTCTCTCGCTGACCCCACAGAGTATGAAAATTTATTTCCAGGCCTAAAGGAAGCTTTTGCAGCTGAGCAGTATCTGAAAGAAACCGGCAAGATTAAAGAGAGACCTGCCAGGGATTACCCTCTTGTTACT CCAAATGAAGAAAGAAATATTATTGAAGAATCAAAAGACTTTGCATCGTCTCTGCATGAAACATCAACAAAG AAACCTTCTGAAGATGAAGCTGAAGCAGTACCAAGTGTGTCTACACCAGTTGCGTCTACACCTGTTGCATTAATGATAGCAGAAGCAAAAGCTGTATTAGAATCAGCACCTACTTATATGGCAGCTGCAGCTGATTCAGAAGTAATGGATCTTCAAACTAAAAAG TCTCTGACTGATCTTGACGATGATTTGGATAACTTGGAGCTGGATGACATAGATACTTCAGATGTTAATTTGGATGAAGAATTCCTGGATGATTAA